The Gammaproteobacteria bacterium DNA window ATCCATATACATATTCTCTAATCTCATGCGACCAGAGGCATTTAACGCTTCGCCCGACAGCAAACTCTTAAAGTCATTACCTCCTATTAACTGATGGCTCATTGTCATATAAAGGCTGTGTACATAATCATGCTCAATCAGGTCTTGCAGTAAGTCAGGGCCAGCAACGAGATACACTGATTGATAGCCTTGTTGAATCAAATATTCTAGTAATAGTTGAACATTTACATGTTGATGAGCTCCCATTTCGTGCACTTGCTTTCCTGAATCCAGCCATCGCTGCTTATTAATTTGAGTCGCATTACCACCGGTAACAATATGTACTTTCTGCTCGGAACTATCTAACGAGGAGTGCCATGGAAAATCCAAGCTACCGCTTAAAATAACAACATCAGGATTTTTCTTTAGTCCTTGTAGTTGGCGCCAGTCATGCATATATTGTGTATCACTTGATTCAGGCAGCTGTAAAACATTGCCTAAGCGACCTGCATTTAATGCGCGCATGTATCCAGCATGGGTAATGATACAGTCAGCACGTGCATACAATTCAAGAAACAGCATGAAGTCCTCATCAGACTTAAGCAACCCAGGTAACTGGTAATAATCTTCACTAGCTTCACGTAATGCAATGCGCCCATCCAGACTGGTCAAAAAATTAGCATAGATATATGGCAGGCTGCTATTTCCCTTAATATTTCCTAAGACAGGCTGATCCTGTCTAAGATACAATCCCCTCAAGGGAACGGACTCACCGCCGCCCGGATATAAGCGAACAACTTTCTTATTCATTAGGTTTACAAATACTCTGTATCAAATGGCACTTCCAGTAATTCAGTCAGCAATCCCCAAAAAACGCTATCAATTTGGTGAGTTTACCGTCACTTTATTAACTGACATCAATAGCAATGACAAGGCGTCATACCAATTTATTGTAGCGGTACTTCGTGAAGGCAGTATTAAGCCAGAAGTATACATCACGTGTGAAGTGTTCACTTTAAACGATGCAGAATCTTATCGTGTACGAGTTTTATCAGAGAAAGATGAGCATATTATTAGTGAAGATAAGCAATGGCGTAATGAGCAAAAATTCTGCGACTATGCCTTACAAGGAATTCAGCAAATGTTCGAATTATCCGATGAAAATCCCATTCTGATTGCCTGATCATTATGCCTAGAATCATTCGCAAGCTACCTGACAATCTAATTAACCAAATCGCGGCTGGTGAAGTCATTGAACGCCCCGCATCAGTAATTAAAGAATTAGTTGAAAATAGCATTGATGCCACAGCCAGCAGCATAAACATAGACATAGAAAAAGGTGGTATTCAGCGTATTTCAATACGCGACAATGGTACCGGCATAGAAAAAAATCAATTGACTACCGCATTAACTCGTCACGCAACATCAAAGATACAAAGCATGGATGATTTACAGAACATCCACAGCCTTGGTTTTCGTGGTGAAGCACTGCCTAGTATTGCCTCAGTATCTAGGCTAACTATCACATCCAATACAGAACAATCCAATCAGGGCTGGGTATTACATAGTGAAGGTGGCAGTTGCGACCAAGAACCCAAACCCGCTGCTCACGCTAAAGGGACTAGTGTTGAAATAAATGATATTTTTTATAATACTCCTGCACGTAGAAAATTTCTTCGCACCGAAAAAACAGAATACACTCATAGCGAATTAGTCGTTAAACGATTGGCCTTATGTAATTTTCATGCTGCTATTACATTACGCCACAATCAAAAAACCATTTACTCTCTTCCCACCGCTCAAGGGATTGACGACAAAATCAAACGCATAGAAAAATTGATTGGCAAAGCTTTTGTTGAAAATGCCATTTATGTAGAACGCACCATAGATGATATAAAAATATATGGCTGGATTGCCGCGCCAACCTTCTCCAGAGGACAGGCTGATATACAATACCAATATGTAAACGATAGACATATTCGCGATAAAACTATTAGCCATGCAGTAAAACTCGCATACCAAGATGTGCTTTATCACGGGCGTCATCCAGCTTATGTTTTATTTTTAGAAGTCGACCCCAACAATGTTGATGTAAATGCACATCCGGCGAAGCATGAAGTTCGCTTTCACGATACCCGTTCAATTCATAACTTTGTTCGCCAAACAATTAAACAAGCAGTTAGTGAAGTTCGTCCCGCCTCTATCGATTCACATGATTTAAACAAACTATCTGCCATCAAATCCCCAGACACACTATCTGTTCAATCTTATATTTCGACATCTACACTTAGCTCAAACAACCAATTCCAAGCGTTATATTCTTCAGCTGTCGCAGAACCACAAACTCAATATCAAACAAATTTAGACTCTAAAACCAATACTCAAGCTGAACAAAGTGACATTCCATTACTTGGGTATGCTGTTGCTCAACTGCACGGTATTTATATACTTTCACAAAATAAACAAGGACTGGTATTGGTCGATATGCATGCTGCACATGAACGTGTGGTATATGAACAGCTAAAAATTTCTCAATCTACAAATGAGCTCGCACGTCAGCAATTATTAGTGCCCCTGCAAATTGCTGTGACGGACTCTGAAGCTAGCTTGATTGAGAACCGTCAGGCATTGTTTGACTCATTTGGATTCGAGATTAATCGCCTTGGCATGACCTCAATTGTTGTACGCACTATTCCTAATATTTTATCGACAATTGATATTCCTGAATTAATACGTGACGTGATCGCAGACATACTGAAAAATTCAACAAGTACACGAGTTGAAGAACTTCGCAATGAAATGCTTTCAAGCATTGCGTGTCATGGCTCAATACGTGCAAATCGCAGCATGACTATCCACGAAATGAACGCCTTACTAAGGTCCATGGAAGAAACTGAGCGCAGTAATCAATGCAACCATGGACGCCCCACTTGGATTCAACTGAGCATCTCTGATCTAGACAAACTATTCTTACGTGGTCGCTAGTCTTGTGAAAAATAACACTCCCCCAGTTATTTTTTTAATGGGGCCCACTGCTAGCGGTAAAACAGATTTAGCTATTTCACTCGTTAGAAATTCGGCCTGCGAAATTATTAGCGTGGATTCAGCTATGATTTATCGTGGCATGAATATTGGCACTGCTAAACCATCACTGAAAGAATTATCAATTGCTCCCCACTATTTAATTGACATCAGAAATCCAACTGAAAGTTATTCTGTGGCAGAGTTTTGTCACGATGCCAACGCACTTATTGATCAAATACACACAAACAACAAAATCCCCCTATTGGTGGGCGGTACAATTATGTATTTCCACGCCTTACAGTTCGGACTATCAGAACTACCAGCCGCGGATCAAGAATTAAGATCACAAATGAACGACATTGGTAAACAGCAAGGCTGGCATGTTTTACACCAAAAATTAACGCAGGTAGACCCGGAATCTGCAGCAAAAATTCATCAAAATGATGCACAAAGAATTCAACGCGCACTCGAAGTATATGAGTTAACTGGTGTCAAGCTTTCGTCGTATCACACTACCAAACAAACTGTCAGATCAGATGTGTCGATTATCAACATTGGCCTTTTCCCCGAAGACCGCGGCCAATTACACAAAAATATTGCAAGTAGATTTGATGACATGCTAAAAAATGGTGTTGTGGATGAAGTTAAGCAATTACGTAAAGATTGGCCACTAACTCCACAAATGCCATCTATGCGCTGCATTGGATATAGACAATTATGGAGCTACCTAGAAAACGAAATCAGCATTGAAGATATGCGTGATCAGGCGGTTGCCGCCACCCGTCAACTTGCTAAACGCCAATTGACTTGGCTAAGACATTATCCTGAAACAAAGCTAATAGATCCTTACGCGACTAGTAAAGATCACCTTAGTCAGCAAATAATTTACCAATTACAACGAACTAGCTGCTAAACTAATGACTCTAGGACAATTTCTGGGACAGTTTAAGCAGTGCTCAAGCACAACTTTTAATAAGAAGAATAACGAAGGTTAGGAGCAAACATCATGTCAAAAGGGCAAACATTACAAGAACCCTTCCTAAATGCGCTACGAAAAGAGAAAGTAGCTGTCTCCATCTATTTAGTGAATGGCATTAAACTGCAAGGCCAAATAGATTCATTTGATCAATTTGTTATCGTGTTAAAAAACACT harbors:
- a CDS encoding dihydrofolate reductase family protein; this encodes MNKKVVRLYPGGGESVPLRGLYLRQDQPVLGNIKGNSSLPYIYANFLTSLDGRIALREASEDYYQLPGLLKSDEDFMLFLELYARADCIITHAGYMRALNAGRLGNVLQLPESSDTQYMHDWRQLQGLKKNPDVVILSGSLDFPWHSSLDSSEQKVHIVTGGNATQINKQRWLDSGKQVHEMGAHQHVNVQLLLEYLIQQGYQSVYLVAGPDLLQDLIEHDYVHSLYMTMSHQLIGGNDFKSLLSGEALNASGRMRLENMYMDAENSNAMGQWYIEFSFEKNN
- the mutL gene encoding DNA mismatch repair endonuclease MutL, whose amino-acid sequence is MPRIIRKLPDNLINQIAAGEVIERPASVIKELVENSIDATASSINIDIEKGGIQRISIRDNGTGIEKNQLTTALTRHATSKIQSMDDLQNIHSLGFRGEALPSIASVSRLTITSNTEQSNQGWVLHSEGGSCDQEPKPAAHAKGTSVEINDIFYNTPARRKFLRTEKTEYTHSELVVKRLALCNFHAAITLRHNQKTIYSLPTAQGIDDKIKRIEKLIGKAFVENAIYVERTIDDIKIYGWIAAPTFSRGQADIQYQYVNDRHIRDKTISHAVKLAYQDVLYHGRHPAYVLFLEVDPNNVDVNAHPAKHEVRFHDTRSIHNFVRQTIKQAVSEVRPASIDSHDLNKLSAIKSPDTLSVQSYISTSTLSSNNQFQALYSSAVAEPQTQYQTNLDSKTNTQAEQSDIPLLGYAVAQLHGIYILSQNKQGLVLVDMHAAHERVVYEQLKISQSTNELARQQLLVPLQIAVTDSEASLIENRQALFDSFGFEINRLGMTSIVVRTIPNILSTIDIPELIRDVIADILKNSTSTRVEELRNEMLSSIACHGSIRANRSMTIHEMNALLRSMEETERSNQCNHGRPTWIQLSISDLDKLFLRGR
- the miaA gene encoding tRNA (adenosine(37)-N6)-dimethylallyltransferase MiaA, yielding MKNNTPPVIFLMGPTASGKTDLAISLVRNSACEIISVDSAMIYRGMNIGTAKPSLKELSIAPHYLIDIRNPTESYSVAEFCHDANALIDQIHTNNKIPLLVGGTIMYFHALQFGLSELPAADQELRSQMNDIGKQQGWHVLHQKLTQVDPESAAKIHQNDAQRIQRALEVYELTGVKLSSYHTTKQTVRSDVSIINIGLFPEDRGQLHKNIASRFDDMLKNGVVDEVKQLRKDWPLTPQMPSMRCIGYRQLWSYLENEISIEDMRDQAVAATRQLAKRQLTWLRHYPETKLIDPYATSKDHLSQQIIYQLQRTSC
- the hfq gene encoding RNA chaperone Hfq; translation: MSKGQTLQEPFLNALRKEKVAVSIYLVNGIKLQGQIDSFDQFVIVLKNTVNQMVYKHAISTIVPAKSVKIPFGDETE